DNA sequence from the Sulfurimonas sp. HSL3-7 genome:
TGCTTCTGTTGTTAAAATCTCAGCCTAAATTATGATACGAGTATTTCTAAAAAGCGCGGTGGTGACGAGCCGGTTTTTTAGAGATACTGACGAAAGATATGGATGAAGCTTTTTCAAGCCGCCTCGGCCCTTTTACTTTCTTTGCCACTGTTTGCAACAACGATCACCGATATTAAGTTTGTGGGGATGGTCCACATCTCCGAGTCTATTGCCAAAAGCATGTTAAAAGTCGAGGTGGGCGATGAACTTGATGTTGAAAATGTTGATAAGAGTATAAAAGCATTCTTTGATCAGGGTTACTTTACCGATATCTGGGCTGATGAGGAGAATGGTGTCCTGACATTTCACTTTGTCGAAAAGCCGATCATCTCGAAGATCAAGATGAGCGGCTGGAAAGAGAGTGACAAAGAGGTTCAGGACTCCTTGCTGCAGATCAAAAAAGGGGCCCTGTATGATGATAAACGTCTTCAGGCCGCTAAAAAACGCATCATCGAAGCCCTCTCGCAAGAGGGGAAGATCGACTCGGTCGTTGAAATAGAGACAGAGTACCTCGATAACGGCAGTGTCGCGGTCGAGTTCAAAGTCAACGAGGGTGAGACCATCATCATCGAAGCGATGCAGTATGAAGGTGTCGGAGGGTTGGAACCGGACGTTTTTGAAGCTTCTATCGCTAACAAAGCGCATCAGTGGATGGGATGGTTTTGGGGCCGTAACGACGGGAAGATGCAGCTGGCAGAACTGGGGTACGATCCGCTTCGTATGCGTGATGTCTACATGCAGAACGGCTATCTTGATGCCAAAGTCGACGAGCCGTTCGTACGTGTCGATTTCGACTCATACACGGCGCAGATGAGCTATCAGGTCTCTGAAGGCAATGTCTACCGTACTAGTGGTATCGTGCTCTCTCAAGAGAAACAGGTGATCGATAATGAACTCTTGCGTGAAGTAGTCCAGCTGGAACTGCAGGAACCTTTCAATATCAAGACCTTTCGTGAAGATGCTGACCGTATCAAGACAAAGATCGCGGATTTAGGTTATGCCTTTGTTGAGGTCGTGCCGGATCTGCGTAAAGACAAAGAGAACAAAACTGTTGAGGTTGTTTTTCGCATTATGCCGGGCGAAAAGGTCTATATTCGCAACGTTGTCATTGCCGGTAACGGGCGTACTCTCGACCGAATTATCCGCCGTGAGCTCTACCTTGGACCGGGTGAACGTTATAACCTGACCGACCTTCGCGACTCTAAAAATGCGCTGGGGCGTACCGGGTATTTCGAGAGTTCGACCATTGAAGAGAAGCGTATCGACGAAAAAACGATGGACCTTATTGTGAAAGTCAAAGAAGCACCGACAGGCAATGTCCAGCTCGGCGGCGGTTACGGCTCTTACGGCGGTATCTTGTTGAGCGTCGGGGTCAATGACCGTAACATCTTCGGCTCGGGTATCAATGTGGGGATCAAACTGGAACACTCTGAGCGTACGCAGAACTACTCGTTCAACATCTCGAACCCGCGTCTTAACGACAGTGACTTCAGCGGTAACTTTTCCATCTACAAATCGATCTACGAGTATAATGACTATACGGTCCATACGGATGGGGTGACATTGGGTGCGGGCCACCGCTTCACACGTTTTATCTCGGGATATCTCGGTTACAACTACGCGGCCGTCAGTTACGAGGATATCGATCCGGAGTATTTTATACTCAACCCGCAGCTTGTTCGCTATTTTGAGAGCTATAACAAAAGCTCGGTCACGGTCAGTGCCAATTTCGACAACACCGATGACTATTATCTTCCGCGAAGCGGATGGGCGATCTCGCAGTCATTTGAAAAATCCGGTATCGGCGGGGATGCCAACTTCTTTAAAAGCCGTTCTACCCTGAACAAATACAACGGCTTGGAACCTTACCTCGGATTTGATGCTATCTTCCGTTTCAAGGGGCGTTTTTATGCTGCAGCAGACACCGGCTTTTTGCCGCAGGCTGAAGGTTTTTATATGGGCGGCCTTGGTTCGGTACGCGGATATGAGTCCTACTCATTGCCGTATATTATAGATGAAGAGGGTAATGCCGTGCGTGTATCAGCGACACAGACCGCTTCAAGCAACATTGAGGTGAGCTTTCCGCTTGTACCGAAAGCCAAAATGCGTTTTTCCGTCTTTTACGACCTGGGGTGGATCAAAACAGACCGTCCTGAGCTTGGCAATGTGCCCGAAATGTTTCGTATGGGATACGGCGCAGGTCTGGAGTGGTTCTCACCGGTAGGACCTCTTCAGCTGGTCTTCGCGAACCCTGTCAATGCGGACAGCAATGATAATATCTCCCACTTTGAGTTCACCATCGGACAGCGTTTTTAATCAGACTCATTGACGCTGTGCAGCTTCGACGTCGCTGCCGATCTCTCTCTGTAAAAAGAGCGGGCTCAAAGAGCGAACGCAACCTTTATCGTGTCGTCGCCTAGAGCAAGAACACTCTCCTTGGCCAAATAGGCCAATCTTTTATTAGGTACTACTACCAGGGTGCTGTTTTCTACTCGCAGTTCAAAATCGATTTTCGAAGGATGATCGGTAAGCAACGCATCCGAAAGCGCCAAGAGATAGCTCAGTTTTTTGATGGTATCTATTGACGGAAGCAGGACTTGATACTCTGCGATGTAACTCTTCTTCGGGCTTTTCCCGAGCTGATAGAGCAGCAGCATGGAGATCAGGGCAATCTCCTGATGGGTATAACCGTACTCAAGGGCGCTCAAGGCAAGATAATGACTGTGCTGTTGATAGTGGTAGAAGTTATGCGCGGCCCCGACCTTGGCAAGTTTGGCCGCGATCAGGAGGCTTTTCTCTAATGTCGGATCAAGCGCGAGTTCCTGATGTAAAAGCATGAAAAGTCTTTTTGTCAGTTTGACACGGAGATTACGCTGCGCGGCATTATGGCTGTGCTGATCCAGCAGATAGGTGAGTGATGGATTGAAGTTTTCAGGAAAGACATCTTTGTTATGGCGCAGAAGATCACTAAGATAGAGGCCTTCCCTTAAGCCGACACCGCTTGAAATGAGTCTTTTGGCCCCTACTTTTTTGATGATGCGCAGCAAAATAAGGGTACCGGGCTTGATGACATCGTAACGCTCTTTTTTAACACCGAGCGCTTTGAGTGCGGCCGTATCTTTCGCATTGATGATCTTTTCGCCTAAAGCAACCATATCCTCGGCATTGAAAGTAAAACCGTGCAGTTTATCAAGAGGATGGGCTTTCTTTTTCATTATGATCTGTGCCAACGCACGAAAGGTTCCCCCGACCCCGATGATATCCTCTTGATTACCTGCTTTAAGGCCTTCAAGTACACTGTCGATATAGGCCTTTGCCCCTTTGATGTCGTTCTTGTCAAAAAAGAGCTCTTTGAGCCTCACGGTTCCCAGGTCCAGTGAATCCGAGGAGAGCACTTTGGCATCTTGCGTACAGGCATACTCCGTGGAGCCGCCGCCGATATCCAGCGTCATAGCATCCTTCAGCGGAAGCAGATTGGCACAGGCGATCCCGCCAAGATAAGCCTCCCTTTCACCGCTGATCACTTTGATATTAAGGCCCAACTCTTTTCGAACCCGCGACAGAAAACTTTTTTTATTGTTTGCATCACGCACGGCAGATGTAGCAACGCAGAGTATCTTACGCGCGTCATAGGAGTGGGCTATCTGCATAAAGTCCCTAAGTGCAGAGATGGCACGCTGGATTGGCTCTTCTTGAAGTTCACCGCCGTTCTGGTAGGCGTTTTCAGAGATGCGTACACGTGATTTGACCTCGTGTAGCAGGTGGAAAGCAAAGCGGCTTGTCTTTTCCATAATGATCATGCGGACAGAGTTGGAACCAATATCAATAACTGCGGTGCGTTTTGCCATACTGTTGTGCCTCAAAGATGAGCCAATTGTTAGGAACTGACTCGAAATAGTTATGGAGATATTATAGGTAAAGGGGAGTTAAGGGAGGGTAAGAGAGAAGAGGAAATTACTCTTCATACTCTTTAAGGATTTGTGCATATTTGAACTGAAGCTCGGGAATGGTTTCAACATTGTCTTTATCGAGCTCAAAGCAGTCAACCGGGCAAACGGCGATACAGGCAGGTTCATCATAGACGCCGACACACTCTGTACAACGGTCCGGATCGACGATATAGATCGGGTCGCCTTCTTCAATAGCCTCAGTCGGGCATTCTTCGCGGCAGGCATCACACGCAATACATTCATCATTAATCAAAAGTGCCATCGTAAACCTTATGGAGGACGTTAGTATAAGTCCTGAAAATATTTCTTGCCCGATTTATAACAAAAGAAAGCTTGAAGTAATTTGAAACGAAAAATGAAATCCAGAAGCCTTAGTTTATCACCTAAAAATTACTTTGATTTGATAGGAAGTATACAGTGGAGTTTTGAGCGCAGCAGCAGCGAAGCAACAGTACCGGAATGATCATCGCGGTTTCTAAGCTCCAGTTCACCCCCAAGTGCATCCGCTGCACTTTTTGCCAAAAAGAGTCCGAGGCCCGCACCGGATTTGTTCCCCTGGCGTTTAAACGGGGCAAAGAGATCGACGGTATCATCGATTCCGCACCCCTCATCAATCACTTCGATCAGAAGCCCCTCGTCATTAAGACGGCTCTGCAGCAAGACTTTTTTTCCCTTCGGGGTGAATTTCAGCGCATTTTGTAAGAGGTTCTGGATGATCTGGTTGAGAAGACTCTCTTGGAGGATCGCCATAAAGGCGTTGGGCTCGAAATGCATCTGTAGTTCTTTGCCTTCTGACTCGGCCAGAAGGGCAAAATCATTGGCCTTGCGCCTCAAGATAGCGATGACGTCAGCTTGTATCGGTGTCTCAAGCTGTGCACCTTCCTGCCGACCGATGTTCAGGATGCTTGCAACAATAGCATTCATCTCGTCTATGGTTTTGTTGTTGACTTTGATCGCGTCGACGTACTCTTCGGGTGAGCGTTTTTTTATCAAGGTGACCTGGTTTTTGAGTTTCATCACCGCGAGAGGTGTTTTAAGTTCATGGGCGGCTCCGATAAAAAGCTCTTTTTGGTACTTTACGAAGTTCTGAATTCGGTTGATCAGATGGTTGATGCTTTCACCCAAAGAGATAAACTCATCGGGCAGCTCCTGTACGACAAGAGGGCGTATCATATGTTCATTCATATTTGAGAGACGTTTGTTGAGTCCCGTAATCGGTGCGATAAGCATCTTGGAGAAGATGATCGCATAGACAATGACCAGAAGGAAACCGATAGCATTGATGATAAAGATGGAGTTGAGAATTTTTTTAAGCAGCTGTTTGGTCGGTGTGATGTTCTTGCTTATTTTGATATAACTGTCTTCTATGAGGTTGAAAGGGTAGAGCAAGATGATTAAAGTCTGTGCATCACTCTCCATCTCGTAAAAATCGATCTGTTGCTGTTCAGTGTGACGGTTGACCAGTTCAACCGTCAAGCCGAGCATCGCATCATTGCTGTTCTCCTGCGCGTCGACCAGAGATTTGTAGGAACAGATATTTTCTGCAATACCCAAAAGCTCATTGCGTTTTTCATCATAGATCGAAGATTGAATGAAAAGATAGAGTATGGAGGAGAATATTATCATCAGGGCAACGGAGGCGATGATCAGTTGAATAAGGAAACGGCTTCGGATACTGCGCTGTGAAAACAAAATGACCTCTCTACGTTGAAGGCGACTCCAGAAATCTTTGCGATGTCAGAAATGCTGTTAGGTTGATTTAATGGTTATATTCTAACAAATATAATACTTTTTTTTGATTAGAGTTGATGCCAGAGAAGTAAATAAAAAAAAAGGAGGGAATTGGAGACAAAGGAGAAATTTCCCCTCTGTTGAAAAAGCTTACGCTTCTTTAGGGAAGCAGAAGCGGTAACCGCGGCGACGCACGGTCTCGATTGTCGTGATGTTAAGCGGTTTGTCCATTTTTTGACGGATCTGATTGATCGCGACTTCGATAACGTTTGGCGTTACCAACTCCGGCTCTTCCCAGATCGCGTCAAGGAGCTGCTCTTTGGAGACGATCTGATCGCGGTGACGGGCAAGGTGTGTCAGTACTTCAAAAGGCTTGCCTTTAAGCTCGATCTCGATGTTGTTATAGACGATCTTCTCCTCTTCAGGATTGATGATAAGGTCGTCGATCTCAATAATGTTGCTGCCGCCGAAACGAAGCTGCGCCTCAATGCGCGCAACAAGGACATCAAAATCAAAAGGTTTGCGAATATAATCGTCAGCGCCTGCTTTTAATGCTGTGATCTCGCTTTCGTTGTCATCACGGGCCGAAAGTACGACCACTTTTGTTTTTGGCGTGTTTGATTTGATATCAGGGATAATGTCAACGCTGTTTCCGTCCGGAAGCATCCAGTCCATCAGTACGAGGTCATAATTACGAATGTCAAGGTAATATTCACCATCTTTAAGTGTCTCAACGACATCGCTTTGATAGCCAAACTCTTTAAGACCTTCTGCCAAAGTTTTATTCAGTGTAACTTCATCTTCAATGATTAAAATGCGCATGCATTACCTCATAAATTTTAATTTTGTGGGCGGAATTATAGCATAGTTTTAGGAAAATTTAATATTTTTTTAAATTTATTTTAAAAAATGAAACTTTCGGAGAGTGAAACCTCGCAGTTTGGGAGGATATCCGGTTTAGAAATTTCTAAGGTTAAGTTCTTTATCAGCGGAAATTCTGTTTTTAATGAGTTTTTTAGAGACAAAAGCGCTTCTTCGATCAATTCGAATTTTTTTTCTTTCATCTCTTTTTGAAGATGTGCTGCGACTTCGGCATAGTTGAGGAACTCTTGGTCGTAGTCGTACTCAATAGTGCAATTGATACGGACTTTTTGTTCTTCGACCCGTTCAAGGTCAAGGATCCCGATAATGGTCTCAAATTCCAGATCTTTGATCTTGATCTGCATGCTTAAACGACCGCCTTCTCTTCACCTTTGACAAGGCGGACAATATTGGGAATATGTTTGTAGAAAAGAATGATGGTAATGATAACGACAGGGGCGTGTGCCATCTCCGGATGAATAAAAAATGATGCAACAAGCAGGGCAATAACACCGGTAAGCGATGAGATGGATGAGATCTTCAGCGTTTTGGCCATGACAGCCCAGACTACGATCCCTACCAAGGTCTCCAGAGGCAGCATTACCATCAGTACCCCCATACCTGTTGCGATTCCTTTTCCCCCTTCGAACCAGAGGTAGGGACTGAAACAGTGGCCGATAACCGCCAAGACCGCGACACCCCAAAGTGTCGACTCCGGCATGCCTGCAAACATCGCTGCCAGAAGTACGGCGATCCCTTTTAGTGCGTCAAGCAGGAGGGTCGCGGCTCCCAGCTTTTTAGCCAGTGCCGGGTTGCTCTCTTTGACGACACGCAAAACATTGGTCGCACCGATGCTTTTAGAACCGCTCTCTTTGACGTTGACACCGGCAAAAAATCTGGCAAGTAACAGCCCGAAGGGAATCCCGCCGACAAGATAGGCGGCAATATAAAACTGTGCGTTGATATTGAAAAGAAAATCCATGTTTTTGTTGACCTCAATGTTGAGAAATGTGGGTGGATTTTACTTTAAAGCATGTTACATCTGGATAAATTGACGAAAAAAATAGATTGCTAACTACAACTTTGTTATAATCGCGAATCGATATCAATATAAAGTGATATGCGCTTTATTGTACAAGGACTGTGTTTGAACTACACAACCGAAGAACTCAAAGAGAAGATCAACGATCTTAAAAAACGTCTTGATGTGACTGTTGTCGCGCACTTTTATCAGCGTGACGAGGTCTTCGAGATGGGTGATATTACCGGTGATTCACTGGAACTCGCCAAAAAAACGATGGCGGATGATGCGGAGTACGTCGTTTTCTGCGGTGTCGCGTTTATGGGGCAGAGTGTCAAGGTGCTCAGTCCGGAGAAACGGGTACTGATGCCGAAACTTGCCTGTTGTGCGATGGCACGTATGATCGATTCAATGTATTACGATGACGCGGTCAAAGCAATGGAAGAGCAGGGAATTGCCAAAGAGAACATCCTGCCGATCACCTATATCAACTCCAACGCCGACGTCAAAGCCAAAGTGGGCAAGATGGGCGGCATGGTCTGCACCAGCTCCAATGCGAAGATGATCATCGAAAAGGCGCTTGAAGAGGGCAAAAAGATTCTTTTTGTGCCGGACCGATGTCTGGGACAGAATATCGCACATATGATGGGCCTGAAATCAGCGGTGATCGGTGAAGACGAAG
Encoded proteins:
- the plsY gene encoding glycerol-3-phosphate 1-O-acyltransferase PlsY → MDFLFNINAQFYIAAYLVGGIPFGLLLARFFAGVNVKESGSKSIGATNVLRVVKESNPALAKKLGAATLLLDALKGIAVLLAAMFAGMPESTLWGVAVLAVIGHCFSPYLWFEGGKGIATGMGVLMVMLPLETLVGIVVWAVMAKTLKISSISSLTGVIALLVASFFIHPEMAHAPVVIITIILFYKHIPNIVRLVKGEEKAVV
- a CDS encoding dihydroneopterin aldolase; the protein is MQIKIKDLEFETIIGILDLERVEEQKVRINCTIEYDYDQEFLNYAEVAAHLQKEMKEKKFELIEEALLSLKNSLKTEFPLIKNLTLEISKPDILPNCEVSLSESFIF
- the nadA gene encoding quinolinate synthase NadA, with the translated sequence MRFIVQGLCLNYTTEELKEKINDLKKRLDVTVVAHFYQRDEVFEMGDITGDSLELAKKTMADDAEYVVFCGVAFMGQSVKVLSPEKRVLMPKLACCAMARMIDSMYYDDAVKAMEEQGIAKENILPITYINSNADVKAKVGKMGGMVCTSSNAKMIIEKALEEGKKILFVPDRCLGQNIAHMMGLKSAVIGEDEDLASADIICYNGFCSVHQLFSVDDVAFYRKKYPGIKIAVHPECDPSVCAVADFVGSTSQLIKYIADLDPEQKVAVGTEFNLVNRLRKKNTYVLSSTKPECPTMNETTLEDLYLTLKSIEDGEPINEIFIDEETRKWAKVALDRMLAL
- a CDS encoding Ppx/GppA phosphatase family protein codes for the protein MAKRTAVIDIGSNSVRMIIMEKTSRFAFHLLHEVKSRVRISENAYQNGGELQEEPIQRAISALRDFMQIAHSYDARKILCVATSAVRDANNKKSFLSRVRKELGLNIKVISGEREAYLGGIACANLLPLKDAMTLDIGGGSTEYACTQDAKVLSSDSLDLGTVRLKELFFDKNDIKGAKAYIDSVLEGLKAGNQEDIIGVGGTFRALAQIIMKKKAHPLDKLHGFTFNAEDMVALGEKIINAKDTAALKALGVKKERYDVIKPGTLILLRIIKKVGAKRLISSGVGLREGLYLSDLLRHNKDVFPENFNPSLTYLLDQHSHNAAQRNLRVKLTKRLFMLLHQELALDPTLEKSLLIAAKLAKVGAAHNFYHYQQHSHYLALSALEYGYTHQEIALISMLLLYQLGKSPKKSYIAEYQVLLPSIDTIKKLSYLLALSDALLTDHPSKIDFELRVENSTLVVVPNKRLAYLAKESVLALGDDTIKVAFAL
- the bamA gene encoding outer membrane protein assembly factor BamA translates to MKLFQAASALLLSLPLFATTITDIKFVGMVHISESIAKSMLKVEVGDELDVENVDKSIKAFFDQGYFTDIWADEENGVLTFHFVEKPIISKIKMSGWKESDKEVQDSLLQIKKGALYDDKRLQAAKKRIIEALSQEGKIDSVVEIETEYLDNGSVAVEFKVNEGETIIIEAMQYEGVGGLEPDVFEASIANKAHQWMGWFWGRNDGKMQLAELGYDPLRMRDVYMQNGYLDAKVDEPFVRVDFDSYTAQMSYQVSEGNVYRTSGIVLSQEKQVIDNELLREVVQLELQEPFNIKTFREDADRIKTKIADLGYAFVEVVPDLRKDKENKTVEVVFRIMPGEKVYIRNVVIAGNGRTLDRIIRRELYLGPGERYNLTDLRDSKNALGRTGYFESSTIEEKRIDEKTMDLIVKVKEAPTGNVQLGGGYGSYGGILLSVGVNDRNIFGSGINVGIKLEHSERTQNYSFNISNPRLNDSDFSGNFSIYKSIYEYNDYTVHTDGVTLGAGHRFTRFISGYLGYNYAAVSYEDIDPEYFILNPQLVRYFESYNKSSVTVSANFDNTDDYYLPRSGWAISQSFEKSGIGGDANFFKSRSTLNKYNGLEPYLGFDAIFRFKGRFYAAADTGFLPQAEGFYMGGLGSVRGYESYSLPYIIDEEGNAVRVSATQTASSNIEVSFPLVPKAKMRFSVFYDLGWIKTDRPELGNVPEMFRMGYGAGLEWFSPVGPLQLVFANPVNADSNDNISHFEFTIGQRF
- a CDS encoding YfhL family 4Fe-4S dicluster ferredoxin — its product is MALLINDECIACDACREECPTEAIEEGDPIYIVDPDRCTECVGVYDEPACIAVCPVDCFELDKDNVETIPELQFKYAQILKEYEE
- the hsrA gene encoding homeostatic response regulator transcription factor HsrA, whose translation is MRILIIEDEVTLNKTLAEGLKEFGYQSDVVETLKDGEYYLDIRNYDLVLMDWMLPDGNSVDIIPDIKSNTPKTKVVVLSARDDNESEITALKAGADDYIRKPFDFDVLVARIEAQLRFGGSNIIEIDDLIINPEEEKIVYNNIEIELKGKPFEVLTHLARHRDQIVSKEQLLDAIWEEPELVTPNVIEVAINQIRQKMDKPLNITTIETVRRRGYRFCFPKEA
- a CDS encoding HAMP domain-containing sensor histidine kinase, producing the protein MFSQRSIRSRFLIQLIIASVALMIIFSSILYLFIQSSIYDEKRNELLGIAENICSYKSLVDAQENSNDAMLGLTVELVNRHTEQQQIDFYEMESDAQTLIILLYPFNLIEDSYIKISKNITPTKQLLKKILNSIFIINAIGFLLVIVYAIIFSKMLIAPITGLNKRLSNMNEHMIRPLVVQELPDEFISLGESINHLINRIQNFVKYQKELFIGAAHELKTPLAVMKLKNQVTLIKKRSPEEYVDAIKVNNKTIDEMNAIVASILNIGRQEGAQLETPIQADVIAILRRKANDFALLAESEGKELQMHFEPNAFMAILQESLLNQIIQNLLQNALKFTPKGKKVLLQSRLNDEGLLIEVIDEGCGIDDTVDLFAPFKRQGNKSGAGLGLFLAKSAADALGGELELRNRDDHSGTVASLLLRSKLHCILPIKSK